A genomic stretch from Erysipelothrix sp. HDW6C includes:
- a CDS encoding DUF2812 domain-containing protein produces the protein MTITEKKVFALQQYHQEIKYLEQMSSKGKMLVAFDGDVYTFADSEIEWIYEVEFRIELDKQALIDAYMQEGYEYITTYTSSKGGTYAYFRRPKSVVMERKRNLEDRTQVLKLNVNRIERFTLVILVAVIGFYGYQYITNGNLLYLVIIGLALTMAGYVALQRRKMLNIIKELK, from the coding sequence ATGACGATAACAGAAAAGAAAGTATTTGCATTACAGCAGTATCACCAAGAAATCAAGTATCTCGAACAGATGTCTTCTAAAGGGAAAATGTTAGTAGCGTTTGATGGCGATGTGTATACATTTGCAGATAGCGAGATTGAATGGATCTATGAGGTTGAGTTTCGAATTGAGTTAGACAAACAGGCACTTATTGATGCTTATATGCAAGAAGGTTATGAATACATAACAACCTATACATCCAGCAAGGGTGGAACATACGCTTATTTTAGACGCCCTAAATCAGTCGTAATGGAACGTAAGCGCAATCTTGAAGACAGAACGCAAGTCTTAAAACTTAACGTGAATCGAATCGAACGCTTTACGTTAGTAATTCTTGTCGCTGTTATTGGGTTTTATGGATATCAATACATCACGAATGGAAATTTGCTTTACCTTGTGATAATCGGCCTCGCACTCACGATGGCGGGGTATGTTGCGCTGCAACGCCGAAAAATGTTGAATATTATCAAGGAATTGAAGTAA